In one Ischnura elegans chromosome 13, ioIscEleg1.1, whole genome shotgun sequence genomic region, the following are encoded:
- the LOC124170143 gene encoding uncharacterized protein LOC124170143: MAGAGDAVEILPVEEDVALDWETELEQGNRDSADELRHYQSSDFATLQGEINALHREITSRDILLRKLEESVTRLSEDIAPLKDYVTAKMQEEAHSARSQSSGSSEGGASQDGDQGTEEEENNRAQNRCVDVMMSLTEIRENNEEKTQKVRGFYEKIYKASPFTSLMLTFLERNRGVKVLIDCDSSNISNLVRRLVNLDGEKCDGTAFHTFTDFFQCTVYLGGKTGQYEVYERNQYVHKNCDPEVSLAQSLAQMVMYYIFKNRGCPYGCDDAMYEKLYEKILLETSQKKTSGACVDDLINYALNMKSSLAREVTLISVIPGMLVKYGSKGGMSRLLDQKPLLTLFFMQHVIPKMTN; encoded by the coding sequence ATGGCAGGCGCTGGCGACGCAGTGGAAATCCTTCCTGTTGAAGAGGATGTAGCACTAGATTGGGAGACAGAGCTTGAGCAGGGGAACAGAGATTCAGCAGATGAATTGCGCCACTACCAATCCAGCGATTTTGCTACCTTGCAGGGTGAGATCAACGCATTGCACAGAGAGATCACATCCAGGGATATTCTGCTCCGAAAACTGGAGGAGAGCGTCACCAGATTATCTGAAGACATCGCTCCTCTGAAAGATTATGTGACGGCAAAGATGCAAGAAGAGGCGCACAGTGCAAGGTCTCAATCATCAGGTTCGTCTGAAGGTGGCGCTAGTCAGGACGGAGACCAGGGAACtgaagaagaggaaaataatagagcCCAAAATAGATGTGTAGACGTGATGATGAGTCTCACGGAAATACGTGAGAATAACGAGGAGAAAACACAGAAAGTCAGgggtttttacgagaaaataTACAAAGCATCCCCATTCACCTCTCTTATGTTGACGTTCCTGGAGAGAAATCGTGGAGTGAAAGTACTTATCGATTGTGATTCCTCCAATATCTCTAACTTAGTGAGACGATTGGTTAACCTGGATGGTGAAAAATGTGATGGAACAGCATTTCATACGTTCACTGACTTTTTTCAATGCACGGTTTACTTGGGAGGTAAGACTGGGCAATATGAGGTGTATGAAAGGAACCAATATGTGCATAAAAATTGTGACCCTGAAGTTTCCCTGGCTCAGAGCTTGGCACAGATGGTGATgtattacattttcaaaaaccgagGATGTCCTTACGGGTGTGACGATGCAATGTATGAGAAACTTTATGAGAAAATTCTGTTGGAAACATCGCAGAAGAAGACCTCAGGGGCGTGCGTGGACGACTTGATAAATTATGCCTTGAATATGAAATCATCTTTAGCGAGAGAAGTAACATTGATTTCGGTCATCCCGGGAATGTTGGTCAAGTACGGTTCGAAGGGAGGAATGTCGAGACTGCTGGACCAGAAGCCTTTGCTCACGCTCTTCTTCATGCAACATGTGATTCCGAAAATGACGAACTAG